In the genome of Saccharomonospora viridis DSM 43017, one region contains:
- a CDS encoding phosphotransferase family protein, with product MTGDTPESTGKKAAAAATLSEAELAAVRERMVAAGVDVSERLRAELIAGGRSNLTFRLDDGVGSWVLRMPPRVGRTPSAHDVAREHRVTSALTGSDVPVARPVVLCEDESAIGLPFFVAEYVAGVTVRSDSDLAALNDGTVDRSVRAIVAALAALHRVDHVAVGLGDFGRPDAYAARQLRRWSGQWEIVQPGDRQVDGLATELRTHLERLLPPQRSTGIVHGDYRIDNTILELGSGSPRVAAIVDWELCTIGDPVADVAMMCAYRHPALDLVLGVRSAWTSDRLPKVGELAAMYEAAGGVPLDHWEFHLALAYYKIAVIAAGIDHRYRAGASVGPGLDRVAESVPRFLQAGLEMVRA from the coding sequence ATGACCGGCGACACCCCCGAATCGACCGGCAAGAAGGCGGCCGCTGCCGCCACCCTGTCCGAGGCGGAGCTGGCGGCCGTGCGCGAACGGATGGTGGCCGCGGGCGTCGACGTGTCGGAACGACTCCGGGCCGAGCTGATCGCCGGGGGCAGGTCGAACCTCACCTTCCGACTCGACGACGGCGTCGGTTCCTGGGTGCTCCGGATGCCCCCTCGAGTCGGAAGGACCCCCTCGGCCCACGACGTCGCCAGAGAGCACCGGGTCACCTCGGCGCTCACCGGTTCCGACGTCCCCGTCGCCCGTCCCGTCGTGTTGTGCGAGGACGAGTCCGCGATCGGCCTCCCGTTCTTCGTGGCGGAATACGTCGCCGGTGTCACGGTCCGAAGTGATTCCGACCTGGCCGCACTGAACGACGGGACCGTGGACCGAAGCGTCCGGGCGATCGTGGCGGCTCTTGCGGCTCTGCATCGAGTGGACCACGTCGCGGTGGGTTTGGGTGACTTCGGCCGACCGGACGCCTACGCGGCCCGGCAACTGCGACGGTGGTCCGGCCAATGGGAGATCGTGCAGCCCGGGGACCGGCAGGTGGACGGACTCGCCACCGAACTGCGCACGCACCTCGAACGGCTGCTCCCACCCCAGCGGTCGACGGGCATCGTGCACGGGGACTACCGCATCGACAACACGATCCTGGAGCTGGGGTCAGGCTCTCCCCGGGTCGCCGCGATCGTGGACTGGGAGCTGTGCACGATCGGCGATCCGGTGGCCGACGTCGCCATGATGTGCGCCTACCGGCATCCGGCACTCGATCTCGTCCTCGGCGTGCGATCGGCGTGGACCAGTGACCGCCTGCCCAAAGTAGGGGAACTCGCCGCGATGTACGAAGCGGCCGGCGGCGTCCCCCTCGACCACTGGGAGTTCCACCTGGCACTGGCGTACTACAAGATCGCCGTCATCGCGGCCGGCATCGATCATCGTTATCGCGCCGGCGCTTCGGTCGGTCCCGGCCTCGATCGGGTCGCCGAATCCGTTCCCCGATTCCTGCAGGCTGGTCTTGAGATGGTGAGAGCATGA
- the ribB gene encoding 3,4-dihydroxy-2-butanone-4-phosphate synthase, whose protein sequence is MSLSRTRSPEAPVRHDTDIRPVDVRPWNPVFEALEALRSGKPVLVVDDQDREDGGDVVLAAALAEPRSVAWTVRHTSGFLCAPMPAARADELDLPPMVTDNADPHRTDYAVSVDAARGVGTGISATDRARTARVLADPATRPADLIRPGHVLPLRARPGGVVDRPGHTEAGVDLCRLAGLPPVALIAELVNDDGTMARRPDVDELGRRAGLPVLDIAALVTHRLYHGDGEHARVTRMAHTRLPTRHGELRAIGYRDDVTGAEHLALLGEPTPGTYPLVAVRHVAARKAFGARLSDLGMVQQMIADNEIDLAATRALLREACQELDEGGHGRKSTSIAKTFAAEALHRVVDRAAQMCGGLGVSTELPIARIAREIRPFRIYDGPSEVHRWSIARRAVRELGGDA, encoded by the coding sequence ATGTCCCTCTCACGAACCCGGTCGCCCGAAGCGCCGGTACGCCACGACACGGACATACGACCCGTCGATGTCCGACCGTGGAATCCCGTTTTCGAAGCCCTGGAAGCGCTGCGGTCAGGTAAACCGGTTCTGGTCGTGGACGACCAAGACCGGGAGGACGGAGGTGACGTGGTGCTCGCGGCCGCCTTGGCCGAACCTCGCTCGGTCGCCTGGACGGTGCGGCACACCTCCGGATTCCTGTGCGCACCCATGCCCGCCGCCCGAGCCGACGAGCTCGACCTGCCTCCCATGGTCACGGACAACGCCGATCCACACCGGACCGACTACGCGGTGTCCGTCGACGCCGCCAGGGGAGTCGGCACCGGCATCAGTGCCACGGACCGGGCGCGCACCGCTCGGGTCCTCGCCGACCCCGCCACCCGTCCCGCCGACCTGATCCGACCGGGACACGTCCTGCCGCTACGGGCGCGGCCCGGCGGGGTGGTGGACCGTCCCGGCCACACCGAGGCCGGTGTGGATCTGTGCCGATTGGCGGGACTGCCCCCGGTCGCGTTGATCGCCGAGCTTGTGAACGACGACGGCACGATGGCCCGACGTCCGGACGTCGACGAGCTCGGTAGGCGGGCAGGGCTTCCGGTGCTCGACATCGCCGCGTTGGTGACCCACCGGCTGTACCACGGCGATGGCGAACACGCGCGCGTGACCCGCATGGCCCACACCCGTCTGCCGACCCGGCACGGCGAACTGCGCGCGATCGGCTATCGCGACGACGTCACCGGCGCCGAACACCTTGCTCTGCTCGGGGAGCCCACCCCGGGAACGTATCCCCTGGTCGCCGTCCGCCACGTCGCCGCCCGGAAAGCGTTCGGAGCGCGGCTGAGTGACCTGGGGATGGTCCAGCAGATGATCGCCGACAACGAGATCGACCTGGCGGCCACCCGAGCACTGCTGCGCGAGGCCTGCCAGGAGTTGGACGAAGGCGGGCACGGCCGGAAGAGCACGTCGATCGCCAAGACCTTCGCCGCCGAGGCCCTGCACCGGGTCGTCGATCGGGCCGCCCAGATGTGCGGTGGGCTCGGGGTGTCCACCGAACTGCCGATCGCCCGGATCGCCCGGGAGATCCGGCCGTTTCGCATCTACGACGGTCCGTCCGAAGTGCACCGCTGGTCGATCGCCAGGCGTGCCGTTCGCGAACTCGGAGGGGACGCATGA
- a CDS encoding SDR family NAD(P)-dependent oxidoreductase: MKSALVTGASRGIGRGIALRLAGKGYGLTITSRKDGDLQVLEQELVAAGAPKVVRHAADMARRDCLPALIAAHEDGFGAMNALVVNAGVGTAGKVADYDLKRLDKTLEVNFACAVVLIKKSLPMLRTAAAEDPVCGARIIGVSSITGAYAEPGLAVYGASKAALLSLLETVNLEESARGVTASAIAPAFVDTDMSDWVTDRIPKDEMIPVEDVVRVVDMLLELSANTVVNRIVLSRKGTNGYSA; the protein is encoded by the coding sequence ATGAAGAGCGCGTTGGTCACCGGGGCTTCTCGCGGTATCGGTCGTGGTATCGCTTTGCGCCTGGCCGGAAAGGGATACGGCCTCACCATCACCTCGCGCAAGGACGGGGATCTCCAGGTGCTGGAGCAGGAACTGGTGGCCGCCGGCGCGCCGAAGGTGGTTCGCCACGCCGCGGACATGGCCCGACGCGACTGTTTGCCCGCACTGATCGCAGCACACGAGGACGGATTCGGTGCGATGAACGCCCTCGTGGTGAACGCCGGTGTCGGAACAGCGGGCAAGGTGGCCGACTACGACCTCAAACGGCTGGACAAGACACTCGAGGTCAACTTCGCCTGCGCCGTCGTACTGATCAAAAAGTCCCTGCCGATGCTTCGCACCGCCGCGGCCGAGGACCCCGTCTGTGGTGCGCGGATCATCGGGGTGTCGTCGATCACCGGCGCCTACGCCGAACCCGGCCTCGCCGTCTACGGCGCGTCCAAGGCCGCCCTGCTGTCCCTCCTCGAAACCGTCAACCTCGAGGAGTCCGCCCGCGGGGTGACGGCGTCCGCCATCGCACCGGCGTTCGTCGACACGGACATGTCCGACTGGGTCACGGACCGGATACCGAAGGACGAGATGATCCCGGTCGAGGACGTGGTGCGGGTGGTCGACATGTTGCTCGAACTGTCCGCCAACACGGTCGTCAACCGCATCGTGTTGTCCCGCAAGGGAACCAACGGGTACTCGGCGTGA
- a CDS encoding M28 family peptidase, with amino-acid sequence MTHLAKRPGHTRHAGMLGATVLTAGLLVGLTTGATGEPHTPVDSRSWERALQAEVDADSAARLSEALSTYPGLTGTEGAARRAAYSIDMLTSWGLDARVESYEVYASVPKDISVTMTGPERRRLEVKEPPFAWHEDFDDVVVGYNAYSPAGDVTADVVYVNYGLPEDYATLKDLGVDVEGKIVLARYGNSFRGVKSQVAEEHGAAGVILYSDPADDGFTRGPVYPDGPWRNADGIQRGSVQYLFRYPGDPLTPGAPSIPGTPRLDPADAENLPRIPTTPISYGQARYLLAALDGPRAPKEWQGGLDLGYRIGPGPTTVHLDLDIDYEQIPINDVIAEIPGSVHPEQKVVLGAHYDSWAYGTKDDVSGWATLMETARALATLHDRGWRPERTIVLAGWDGEEYGLLGSTEWAEDHRADLVENAVVYLNMDGAGGGVDFSAASVPALDDVLVDIAKTVEDPHHGTVYANWQRSSGDRRPVPGRLGSGSDYTVFLDHLGIASADFGTSTPSGEYHSAYDDLHMMRNFLDPDYAYHAVAAAYAGTFALRMADSDVLPLVYSDYAREVVRHLREVDDAQVGDPVVDLGPAYDAARGWQVAAQRLENAARNARGDERDTLNEALLAQERALVHKEGLPGREWFKHMVYAPGFYTGYAAQPLSAIDDAVTEGDVATATKYRDLLIESMEQATEVAHRATG; translated from the coding sequence ATGACACACCTTGCAAAACGCCCCGGACACACACGGCACGCGGGAATGCTCGGCGCAACGGTATTGACCGCGGGGCTCCTCGTCGGGCTCACCACCGGTGCCACCGGAGAACCTCACACCCCGGTCGATTCCCGTTCATGGGAACGCGCTCTTCAGGCAGAGGTCGACGCCGACAGCGCCGCACGGCTGAGCGAGGCGCTGTCGACCTACCCGGGCTTGACAGGAACCGAGGGCGCCGCCCGCAGAGCCGCGTACTCGATCGACATGCTGACCTCGTGGGGACTCGACGCGAGAGTGGAGAGCTACGAGGTCTACGCCTCCGTCCCCAAGGACATCTCCGTCACGATGACCGGTCCCGAACGTCGAAGGCTGGAGGTGAAGGAACCGCCCTTCGCCTGGCACGAGGACTTCGATGACGTGGTCGTCGGCTACAACGCGTACTCCCCCGCCGGTGACGTCACCGCCGATGTGGTCTACGTGAACTACGGACTACCCGAGGACTATGCGACGCTTAAGGACCTCGGCGTCGACGTCGAGGGCAAGATCGTGCTGGCGCGCTACGGAAACAGCTTCCGCGGGGTGAAGTCACAGGTCGCGGAGGAACACGGCGCGGCGGGGGTGATCCTGTACTCCGATCCCGCCGACGACGGGTTCACCCGTGGTCCGGTCTATCCGGACGGCCCCTGGCGTAACGCCGACGGCATTCAACGCGGCAGCGTCCAGTACCTCTTCCGGTATCCCGGTGATCCGCTCACCCCCGGCGCACCGTCGATCCCCGGTACCCCACGACTCGATCCCGCCGACGCGGAGAACCTGCCCAGGATCCCCACCACCCCGATCTCCTACGGTCAGGCCCGCTACCTGTTGGCCGCGCTCGACGGACCACGCGCCCCGAAGGAATGGCAAGGCGGGTTGGACCTCGGCTATCGGATCGGCCCCGGACCCACCACCGTCCACCTCGACCTGGACATCGACTACGAACAGATACCGATCAACGACGTCATCGCCGAAATCCCCGGCTCGGTGCACCCGGAACAGAAGGTGGTGCTCGGCGCGCACTACGACTCCTGGGCCTACGGGACCAAGGACGACGTGTCAGGGTGGGCGACCCTGATGGAGACCGCCAGGGCACTGGCGACACTGCACGACCGGGGTTGGCGTCCTGAACGCACCATCGTGCTGGCCGGGTGGGACGGCGAGGAGTACGGCCTGCTCGGCTCGACCGAGTGGGCCGAGGACCACCGGGCCGATCTGGTCGAGAACGCCGTGGTCTATCTCAACATGGACGGCGCGGGAGGCGGCGTGGACTTCTCCGCCGCTTCCGTGCCGGCGCTCGACGACGTGCTCGTCGACATCGCGAAGACGGTCGAGGATCCACACCACGGCACCGTGTACGCCAATTGGCAGCGGTCATCCGGCGATCGACGTCCCGTCCCGGGCCGGTTGGGCAGCGGGTCGGACTACACCGTGTTCCTCGACCACCTCGGTATCGCTTCGGCCGATTTCGGAACGTCGACCCCCTCGGGCGAGTACCACAGCGCGTACGACGACCTCCACATGATGCGCAACTTCCTCGACCCCGACTACGCCTATCACGCGGTCGCCGCCGCCTATGCCGGAACGTTCGCGCTGCGGATGGCCGATTCCGACGTGCTGCCGCTGGTCTACTCCGACTACGCCCGCGAGGTGGTCCGGCACCTACGGGAGGTGGACGACGCGCAGGTCGGGGACCCGGTGGTCGATCTCGGTCCCGCCTACGATGCGGCCCGTGGTTGGCAGGTCGCCGCGCAACGGTTGGAGAACGCGGCACGGAACGCGAGAGGGGACGAGCGGGACACGCTCAACGAGGCGTTGCTCGCCCAGGAACGGGCATTGGTCCACAAGGAGGGACTGCCCGGCCGGGAGTGGTTCAAACACATGGTGTACGCGCCGGGTTTCTACACCGGCTATGCGGCGCAGCCCCTGTCCGCGATCGACGACGCCGTCACGGAGGGCGATGTCGCCACGGCGACGAAGTACCGGGACTTGTTGATCGAGTCGATGGAACAGGCCACCGAGGTCGCCCACCGTGCGACGGGGTGA
- a CDS encoding alanine/glycine:cation symporter family protein, with product MEEFLDEVSSVVWGPFLLIPLLLGTGLYLTIRLGGVQFLKLIPALKLALIKRRDADADGDVSHYQALTTALAATVGVGNIAGVATAIYLGGPGALFWMWITALVGMASKYSEAFLAVRFRTKDARGEMSGGPQYYLAKAIPNRFGFVLSIAFAVFAVVASFGIGNMTQSNTVAASVEGSFGIPSWATGIVVTIAAGAVLLGGIKTIGKVTAAFVPFMIIVYVLGGIAVLLFNINEIPAALALVVSDAFTGTAATGGFLGSTFIIALQYGVARGIFSNESGLGSAAIAAAAAQTRHPVRQGMVSMTQTFIDTIIVVSMTGLVIVTTGAWDSGLEGAEMTAEGFTRGLPGEWGHYVVTAGVVFFAFSTILGWAYYGERCMERLVGVKGVMPYRVVFTVVVLVGATTELSVVWAFSDVMNGLMALPNLIGLVLCAGLIARETRQYLAVDPDLSNPPLESTLHGTDSLAGPRRADPDPVD from the coding sequence ATGGAGGAGTTCCTCGACGAGGTCAGCAGTGTGGTGTGGGGGCCGTTCCTCCTCATCCCGTTGCTGCTGGGTACGGGCCTGTACCTGACGATCCGGTTGGGTGGGGTCCAGTTCCTCAAGCTCATCCCGGCGCTGAAGCTTGCGCTCATCAAACGTCGGGACGCGGATGCGGACGGTGACGTCTCCCATTACCAGGCGTTGACCACCGCGCTCGCCGCCACGGTCGGTGTCGGCAACATCGCCGGTGTGGCGACCGCGATCTACCTGGGCGGTCCGGGCGCGTTGTTCTGGATGTGGATCACCGCGCTGGTGGGGATGGCGTCGAAGTATTCGGAAGCCTTCCTGGCGGTGCGCTTCCGCACCAAGGACGCTCGCGGCGAGATGTCCGGTGGTCCCCAGTACTACCTGGCCAAAGCCATCCCGAACCGGTTCGGGTTCGTGCTCAGCATCGCGTTCGCGGTCTTCGCGGTCGTGGCGAGCTTCGGTATCGGCAACATGACGCAGTCCAACACGGTCGCCGCCTCGGTGGAGGGTTCCTTCGGCATCCCGTCCTGGGCGACGGGCATCGTCGTCACCATCGCCGCCGGCGCTGTCCTCCTCGGGGGGATCAAGACGATCGGCAAGGTGACCGCCGCGTTCGTGCCCTTCATGATCATCGTTTACGTCCTGGGCGGGATAGCCGTTCTGCTGTTCAACATCAACGAGATCCCGGCGGCGTTGGCGTTGGTCGTCAGTGACGCCTTCACGGGGACCGCGGCCACGGGCGGCTTCCTCGGGTCGACGTTCATCATCGCCCTGCAATACGGTGTCGCCCGCGGAATTTTCTCCAATGAGTCGGGCTTGGGGTCGGCGGCCATCGCGGCCGCCGCGGCGCAGACCCGGCACCCGGTGCGACAGGGCATGGTGTCGATGACGCAGACCTTCATCGACACGATCATCGTGGTCTCGATGACCGGTCTGGTCATCGTCACGACCGGTGCCTGGGACTCGGGCCTGGAGGGCGCGGAGATGACGGCGGAAGGCTTCACCCGCGGCCTGCCCGGTGAGTGGGGTCATTACGTCGTGACCGCCGGTGTGGTGTTCTTCGCCTTCTCGACCATCCTGGGATGGGCCTACTACGGCGAACGCTGCATGGAGCGGCTCGTCGGGGTCAAGGGGGTCATGCCGTACCGGGTGGTGTTCACCGTGGTGGTCCTGGTGGGTGCCACGACCGAACTGAGCGTGGTCTGGGCCTTCTCCGACGTGATGAACGGTCTGATGGCGTTGCCCAACCTCATCGGACTGGTGTTGTGCGCCGGACTGATCGCCCGCGAGACCAGGCAATACCTCGCGGTGGACCCCGATCTGTCGAACCCGCCGCTCGAGTCGACCCTGCACGGCACGGACTCCCTGGCCGGCCCGCGCCGTGCCGATCCTGATCCCGTGGATTGA